The Coffea arabica cultivar ET-39 chromosome 1e, Coffea Arabica ET-39 HiFi, whole genome shotgun sequence genome has a window encoding:
- the LOC113693509 gene encoding premnaspirodiene oxygenase-like, translating into MRKICIMELLSDKSVLSFHKIRQDEVLHLVEVIRQLAGKSVNITEQLFSHTSSMVCRAAFGQVSKEDRYKFVRLMKQVLALEEGFHMADLFLSYRIFHVLTGLKPELLKIHHKMDIIFENLIKEHINNHTRNKKFIADPNQKDLIDVLLQIRDSGDLQFPISNDDIKAIIFVVDP; encoded by the coding sequence ATGCGAAAAATCTGCATCATGGAACTTCTTAGCGATAAAAGTGTTTTGTCCTTCCACAAAATTAGACAGGATGAGGTTTTGCATCTGGTTGAAGTGATAAGGCAATTGGCAGGTAAGAGTGTCAATATAACTGAACAACTTTTCTCACATACAAGTTCGATGGTTTGTAGAGCTGCATTTGGTCAAGTTTCCAAAGAAGATCGATACAAATTTGTACGATTAATGAAGCAAGTGTTAGCTTTAGAAGAAGGTTTTCATATGGCTGATCTATTTCTTTCTTACAGAATTTTTCATGTCCTGACTGGACTGAAGCCTGAATTGCTGAAGATCCACCACAAAATGGACATTATATTTGAAAACTTAATCAAGGAACACATCAATAATCACACTAGGAACAAGAAGTTCATTGCCGATCCTAATCAGAAAGATCTTATTGATGTTCTACTGCAAATTAGAGATAGTGGGGACCTTCAATTTCCAATCTCCAATGACGATATCAAAGCTATCATCTTTGTAGTTGATCCATAG